The following coding sequences lie in one Natrarchaeobius halalkaliphilus genomic window:
- a CDS encoding exonuclease, which produces MSTEGRPAGATYAVSDLESASFVRLVTRADGDALAASGLVARALTARGTPFQLTVGRTVAERTRRVETATEHVAGAHDLTVAVGAVDADVSRLDVDDRPATLAAVDLVRDLEATPDPDPILALAGLVAAGVDPGAGESEWILETARDRGLVERRPGVAVPTADPVDGLAHSTRLRAPWSGDRDATHEALKSVGVETPTELDADDHRAIGSLAALDVVGADETSDVAAKSIQRVLRPYATPDAPFETLGGYADVLEATARSEPGTGAALAMGHDAREPTCSVWREYGRTVHAGLDRASTGRYDGLFVVDIDDGPVEAAARTVVAYRSPEPVVLAVGNGEAAIATRGGGAVGPTVERIARELEGAFDGSAGGEPGATAVDDRPDEAGVEYDVGHHRGYLRYDPSVDESTIIAIVREVSRQ; this is translated from the coding sequence ATGTCCACAGAGGGCCGTCCCGCCGGCGCGACGTACGCCGTTTCGGATCTCGAGAGCGCGAGCTTCGTCAGGCTCGTAACGAGAGCCGACGGCGACGCGCTCGCTGCGAGCGGTCTCGTGGCGAGGGCGCTCACAGCCCGCGGAACGCCGTTTCAGCTGACCGTCGGCCGGACGGTTGCGGAGCGAACCCGTCGGGTAGAGACGGCGACGGAACACGTGGCGGGGGCGCACGATCTAACAGTCGCCGTCGGCGCGGTTGATGCGGACGTCAGCCGGCTCGACGTCGACGATCGACCGGCCACGCTCGCCGCCGTCGACCTCGTTCGCGACCTCGAGGCGACGCCGGATCCGGATCCGATACTCGCGCTGGCTGGTCTCGTCGCTGCAGGCGTCGACCCCGGTGCGGGCGAAAGCGAGTGGATCCTCGAGACTGCACGCGATCGGGGGCTCGTCGAACGTCGGCCTGGTGTCGCGGTTCCGACCGCGGATCCCGTCGATGGGCTGGCACACTCGACGCGCCTTCGTGCGCCGTGGTCGGGGGATCGCGACGCGACGCACGAGGCGCTGAAGAGCGTCGGCGTCGAGACGCCGACTGAGCTCGACGCTGACGATCATCGAGCGATCGGGTCGCTCGCGGCACTCGACGTCGTCGGTGCGGACGAGACGTCTGATGTCGCCGCGAAGTCGATTCAACGCGTTCTACGACCCTACGCAACGCCGGACGCTCCGTTCGAGACGCTCGGTGGATACGCCGACGTTCTCGAGGCGACAGCCCGGAGCGAGCCGGGGACGGGCGCAGCGCTGGCGATGGGCCACGATGCTCGCGAGCCGACGTGTTCGGTCTGGCGTGAGTACGGCCGAACCGTCCACGCCGGGTTGGATCGTGCGTCGACGGGCCGGTACGACGGACTGTTCGTCGTCGATATCGACGACGGTCCGGTCGAAGCGGCCGCGCGAACCGTCGTGGCGTATCGCTCGCCCGAACCGGTCGTCCTCGCGGTCGGCAACGGCGAGGCCGCGATCGCGACTCGAGGCGGTGGTGCTGTTGGACCGACGGTCGAACGGATCGCTCGTGAACTCGAGGGTGCGTTCGATGGTTCGGCCGGGGGAGAACCCGGAGCGACGGCGGTCGACGACCGTCCCGACGAGGCCGGCGTCGAGTACGACGTGGGCCACCACCGCGGGTATCTGCGGTACGACCCGTCCGTGGACGAGTCGACGATCATCGCAATCGTTCGGGAGGTGAGCCGGCAATGA
- the truD gene encoding tRNA pseudouridine(13) synthase TruD, which produces MRPAHLTEQAVGMEYYVSDVDGVGGRLRDDDDHFRVRELERFSTEPVGASTDAYPHLVFRATLRGWDTNDFASRLSDALGISRERVNWAGTKDKYAVTTQLFSVYGTDPSALPSVDGADLEVLGRAGRRLEFGDLAGNGFEIVVSGPDHPENASQIGDELRDFGGFGGGSGPDSDGRDAGGSTPIGVPNFFGQQRFGSRRPVTHAVGLEIVRGDWEGAVMAYLGNPTDAEPDGTQDARTFVEETRDWKEALERFPNRLRYERSMLHELTECAGDPDEETFRAALERLPSNLQRLFVHAAQSYAFNLMVSERLERGLPFERPVAGDMVCFSDTDAPEGLELPDTDRSQRVDDRRVEAVTRHCERGRAFVTAPLVGTDTDLADGEQGEIERAVLADLDLDPADFDLPDEFHSSGTRRAILVRTGIDLERDPLSLSFSLPKGSYATVVLREFLKTDPVDLG; this is translated from the coding sequence ATGCGCCCAGCCCATCTCACGGAACAGGCCGTCGGCATGGAATACTACGTCAGCGACGTCGACGGAGTCGGTGGCCGCCTACGTGACGACGATGACCACTTTCGCGTCCGCGAGCTCGAGCGGTTCTCGACAGAGCCGGTCGGGGCCTCGACCGACGCATACCCGCATCTCGTCTTTCGTGCAACGCTTCGGGGCTGGGATACGAACGACTTCGCCTCACGACTCTCCGATGCCCTCGGCATCTCCCGGGAGCGAGTCAACTGGGCCGGCACGAAGGACAAGTACGCCGTGACCACGCAACTGTTTTCGGTGTACGGTACGGACCCGTCGGCGCTTCCGTCCGTCGACGGCGCGGATCTCGAGGTTCTCGGGCGGGCGGGACGACGCCTCGAGTTCGGAGATCTCGCGGGAAACGGCTTCGAGATCGTCGTGAGCGGTCCCGACCACCCGGAGAACGCCTCCCAGATCGGTGACGAACTTCGGGATTTCGGCGGCTTCGGCGGCGGAAGCGGCCCGGACAGTGACGGGAGAGACGCCGGTGGTTCGACGCCGATCGGCGTCCCCAACTTCTTCGGTCAGCAGCGCTTTGGCAGCCGTCGCCCGGTCACACACGCAGTCGGACTCGAGATCGTCAGAGGCGACTGGGAGGGTGCAGTGATGGCCTACCTCGGCAATCCGACCGACGCCGAACCCGACGGAACGCAAGACGCACGGACGTTCGTCGAGGAAACCCGTGACTGGAAGGAAGCTCTCGAGCGGTTTCCGAACCGGTTGCGATACGAACGCTCGATGCTCCACGAACTCACCGAGTGTGCCGGCGATCCCGACGAGGAGACGTTCCGTGCCGCCCTCGAGCGACTCCCATCCAATCTCCAGCGGCTGTTCGTCCATGCCGCCCAGTCGTACGCGTTCAACCTGATGGTGAGCGAGCGTCTCGAACGCGGTCTCCCCTTCGAACGACCCGTCGCCGGTGACATGGTCTGTTTTTCCGACACGGACGCGCCCGAAGGCCTCGAGTTGCCGGATACGGACCGCAGCCAGCGCGTCGACGACCGTCGAGTCGAGGCAGTGACCCGCCACTGCGAACGCGGGCGAGCGTTCGTGACTGCCCCCCTGGTCGGCACCGACACCGACCTCGCTGACGGCGAACAGGGTGAGATCGAACGGGCCGTCCTCGCTGACCTCGACCTCGATCCTGCAGATTTCGATCTTCCTGACGAGTTCCACTCGAGTGGAACCCGCCGTGCGATCCTCGTTCGTACCGGAATCGATCTCGAACGGGATCCGCTCTCCCTCTCGTTTTCCTTGCCGAAAGGTTCCTACGCCACGGTCGTCTTGCGGGAGTTCCTGAAGACCGATCCGGTGGATCTCGGATAA
- a CDS encoding helix-turn-helix domain-containing protein, whose protein sequence is MREFVFALEYDPGTNPVADVLADYPDTSIRSLSCHVSADSLWRVDHASGSGEALEALERAYENADYFADCLVKDDCGADCEVQVLDRSNDTLVVYTYWERTSVCTSVPHVALEHLGDGLLFETYREGRRYRWRIVLGNEAPIHQFFDALGEEVGECTGMEMLRLTELDPQRAGIEPEETLPDEQRDALRAAVDYGYYETPRAIELSDLADRLDVPRSTLSYRLRRAEATLATTFVDGSEPIDGLAASL, encoded by the coding sequence ATGCGAGAATTCGTCTTCGCCCTCGAGTACGATCCGGGGACAAATCCGGTCGCAGACGTACTTGCCGACTACCCCGACACGTCGATCCGATCGCTGTCGTGTCACGTCAGCGCGGACAGTCTCTGGCGGGTCGACCACGCCAGCGGATCCGGTGAGGCCCTCGAGGCGCTCGAGCGCGCCTACGAGAACGCCGACTACTTCGCGGACTGTCTCGTCAAGGACGACTGTGGCGCGGATTGTGAGGTTCAGGTTCTCGATCGGTCCAACGACACCCTCGTCGTCTACACGTACTGGGAGCGGACCTCCGTCTGTACGTCGGTGCCCCACGTCGCCCTCGAGCATCTCGGTGACGGACTGCTGTTCGAGACCTACCGCGAGGGCCGCAGATACCGGTGGCGAATCGTTCTCGGGAACGAGGCACCGATCCACCAGTTTTTCGACGCGCTGGGCGAGGAAGTCGGCGAGTGTACGGGAATGGAGATGCTCCGATTGACGGAACTCGATCCCCAGCGTGCCGGCATCGAACCCGAGGAGACTCTCCCCGACGAGCAGCGGGACGCCCTTCGCGCCGCAGTCGACTACGGTTACTACGAGACGCCGAGAGCGATCGAACTCTCCGATCTCGCAGACCGACTGGACGTGCCGCGATCGACGCTTTCGTATCGCCTCCGTCGAGCTGAGGCGACGCTTGCGACGACGTTCGTCGACGGATCCGAACCGATCGACGGGCTCGCTGCGTCCCTTTGA
- a CDS encoding DUF5785 family protein, producing the protein MSEWPHDPDGEEGSEGGRKYDMAIIAKKVDEEADFPLERDEFVAEYGDDPIRINYETVVPLSEIFEYVEETEFETITDMHKAVGAAMRAGDFWDYHPQGADPEKKRA; encoded by the coding sequence ATGAGCGAGTGGCCCCACGATCCGGACGGCGAGGAGGGCAGCGAGGGTGGACGAAAGTACGATATGGCGATCATCGCCAAGAAGGTCGACGAAGAGGCGGACTTCCCGCTCGAGCGCGACGAGTTCGTCGCCGAGTATGGAGACGACCCGATCCGAATCAACTACGAGACGGTCGTCCCGCTCAGCGAAATTTTCGAGTACGTCGAGGAGACGGAGTTCGAGACGATCACGGATATGCACAAGGCCGTCGGTGCGGCGATGCGTGCCGGTGACTTCTGGGACTATCACCCACAGGGAGCCGATCCCGAGAAAAAGCGCGCCTGA
- the fen gene encoding flap endonuclease-1: protein MGNAALRDIAVIEEVPFEEIEGVVAVDAHNWLYRYLTTTVKWTNSEKYTTGDGTEVANLIGIVQGLPKFFENDVTPVMVFDGGPSELKADEIESRREQRQTYEEQLEVAREEGDAVAIAQLESRTQRLTPTIQETSRELLRLLDVPIVEAPAEGEAQAAHMARRGDAEYVGSEDYDALLFGAPLTLRQLTSKGNPESMDLEATLDHHEFTLEQLIDAAILIGTDFNDGVSGIGPKTAIAEITEHGDLWSVLEARGDSIEYGDRVRQLFRQPNVTDDYDVEPSLDPDIEAAREYVTDEWNVDAGEVERGFERIEESLTQTGLDRWT, encoded by the coding sequence ATGGGAAACGCTGCGCTCCGGGATATCGCCGTGATCGAAGAGGTTCCCTTCGAGGAGATCGAAGGTGTCGTCGCCGTCGACGCACACAACTGGCTTTACCGGTACCTGACGACAACGGTAAAGTGGACGAACAGCGAGAAATACACGACGGGTGATGGAACGGAAGTCGCCAACCTGATCGGAATCGTTCAGGGACTCCCGAAGTTCTTCGAGAACGACGTTACGCCGGTTATGGTGTTCGACGGTGGCCCCTCCGAACTCAAAGCCGACGAGATCGAGTCCCGACGCGAACAACGCCAGACGTACGAGGAACAACTCGAGGTCGCCCGCGAGGAGGGTGATGCGGTCGCGATCGCCCAACTCGAGTCGCGTACCCAGCGGCTGACGCCGACGATCCAGGAGACCAGCCGCGAGCTCCTCCGATTGCTCGACGTTCCGATCGTCGAAGCCCCCGCGGAGGGGGAAGCACAGGCGGCACACATGGCCCGTCGCGGCGACGCAGAGTACGTCGGATCGGAGGACTACGATGCGCTGCTCTTTGGTGCGCCGCTGACGCTGCGCCAGCTTACCAGCAAGGGAAATCCCGAGTCGATGGACCTCGAGGCGACCCTCGATCACCACGAGTTCACCCTCGAGCAACTCATCGACGCCGCGATTCTCATCGGGACCGACTTCAACGACGGCGTGTCGGGAATCGGTCCGAAGACGGCCATCGCGGAGATCACGGAACACGGCGACCTCTGGAGCGTCCTCGAGGCCCGCGGTGACAGCATCGAGTACGGCGACCGCGTTCGACAGCTTTTCCGACAGCCGAACGTGACCGACGACTACGACGTCGAACCGTCGCTCGACCCGGATATCGAGGCGGCTCGAGAGTACGTCACCGACGAGTGGAACGTCGACGCCGGGGAGGTCGAACGCGGCTTCGAGCGCATCGAGGAGAGCCTCACGCAGACGGGACTCGATCGCTGGACGTGA
- a CDS encoding 30S ribosomal protein S3ae, with translation MSERSVSRAKQEKRWYTVLAPEQFDRQELGETPADEPEKVYDRTVETTLGELTNNASENNTKLTFKVTDVGSDSAYTEFKEHSLTRDYLRSLVRRGASKVEAYVTVLTTDDYRVQIQPVAFTTKKADASQEKAIRETMVEMVESAAEERTFEELISSIVEGRLSSAIYGEAKTIYPLRRVEIQKSTLEAHPDEVAEEEATSVNVDEEDVATDD, from the coding sequence ATGAGTGAACGATCAGTTTCACGTGCGAAACAGGAGAAGCGGTGGTACACCGTCCTGGCACCGGAGCAGTTCGACCGCCAGGAACTCGGAGAGACACCCGCAGACGAACCCGAGAAAGTCTACGATCGAACGGTCGAGACGACGCTCGGTGAACTAACGAACAACGCGAGCGAGAACAACACGAAACTCACGTTCAAGGTGACCGACGTCGGCAGCGACTCGGCGTACACGGAGTTCAAAGAGCACTCGCTGACCCGCGACTACCTGCGTTCGCTGGTCCGACGCGGTGCCTCGAAGGTCGAGGCGTACGTCACCGTTCTCACGACCGATGACTACCGCGTCCAGATCCAGCCGGTCGCGTTCACGACCAAAAAGGCCGACGCGAGTCAGGAAAAGGCGATCCGTGAAACGATGGTCGAGATGGTCGAGTCCGCCGCCGAAGAGCGAACGTTCGAGGAGCTGATCTCAAGCATCGTCGAGGGACGGCTCTCCTCGGCAATCTACGGCGAAGCCAAGACGATCTATCCCCTTCGACGCGTCGAGATACAGAAGTCGACGCTCGAGGCCCACCCCGACGAGGTCGCAGAGGAAGAGGCGACCTCCGTCAACGTCGACGAAGAAGACGTCGCGACCGACGACTAA
- a CDS encoding DUF7344 domain-containing protein yields MKPQTENPNDGETPSVASTDLFVAFSAERRQHALAYLAQKPAAIPLGDLAEYLTLVEGDPSYDRYERVLTDLYHNHVPKLVDAGIVTYERETELVALSVTRRVLSPYLQLAELETVSSASND; encoded by the coding sequence ATGAAGCCCCAGACAGAAAATCCTAACGACGGTGAGACGCCCTCAGTCGCCTCGACGGATCTGTTCGTCGCGTTTTCGGCGGAACGACGTCAACACGCGCTCGCTTATCTGGCACAGAAACCAGCGGCGATTCCGCTAGGTGATCTCGCAGAGTATCTCACCCTTGTGGAAGGTGACCCCTCCTACGACCGATACGAACGCGTGCTAACCGATCTGTATCACAATCACGTACCCAAGCTGGTCGACGCCGGTATCGTCACCTACGAGCGAGAAACCGAGCTCGTGGCTCTCTCGGTCACTCGTCGGGTCCTCTCGCCGTATTTGCAGCTTGCAGAGTTGGAAACGGTATCGTCGGCTTCGAACGACTAG
- the mvaD gene encoding phosphomevalonate decarboxylase MvaD, which produces MKATAMAHPIQGLIKYHGMRDDIERLPYHDSISLCTAPSHTRTTVEFSMEYDEDTFVVDGEELDGRAYERVEAVVEKARSLSDAAHTVYPVRLESENSFPSNVGLGSSSSGFAAAAVALAEAAELDLSLSEISTIARVGSASAARSVTGAFSQLDSGLNDDDCRSRRLPTNLHEDLKIIVGLVPYHKETEDAHQEAAESHMFDARMAHVHDQLVEMRDALRADDFERAFDLAEKDSLSLTATTITGPSGWIYWQPATLKIFNRVRELREEEEIPVYFSTDTGATVYVNTTEDHAEYVEEEIADCGVSTTTWEVGGPARLLEDDDHLF; this is translated from the coding sequence ATGAAAGCAACCGCGATGGCCCATCCGATTCAGGGGCTGATCAAGTATCACGGGATGCGCGACGATATCGAACGCCTCCCGTATCACGACAGCATCAGTCTCTGTACCGCGCCGAGTCACACCCGGACGACCGTCGAGTTCTCGATGGAGTACGACGAGGACACGTTCGTCGTCGACGGCGAGGAACTCGACGGGCGCGCGTACGAACGCGTCGAAGCCGTCGTCGAGAAGGCCCGCTCGCTGTCGGACGCCGCACACACGGTGTATCCCGTTCGTCTCGAGAGCGAGAACAGCTTTCCCTCGAACGTCGGACTCGGCTCGTCGTCGTCTGGCTTCGCTGCCGCGGCGGTTGCACTCGCTGAGGCGGCGGAACTCGACCTCTCGCTGTCCGAAATTTCGACGATCGCCAGGGTCGGCTCGGCGTCGGCCGCCAGGTCGGTGACCGGCGCGTTCTCGCAACTCGATTCGGGATTGAACGACGATGACTGTCGGTCCCGCCGCCTTCCGACGAATCTCCACGAAGATCTGAAGATTATCGTCGGGCTGGTTCCCTACCACAAAGAGACCGAAGACGCCCACCAGGAAGCCGCGGAAAGTCACATGTTCGACGCCCGGATGGCACACGTCCACGACCAGCTGGTGGAGATGCGAGACGCGCTCAGAGCCGACGATTTCGAACGCGCGTTCGATCTCGCAGAGAAGGACTCGCTGTCGTTGACGGCGACGACCATCACCGGGCCCTCGGGATGGATCTACTGGCAGCCGGCGACGCTGAAGATATTCAATCGGGTCCGCGAACTTCGCGAGGAAGAAGAGATTCCGGTTTACTTCTCGACAGACACCGGCGCGACCGTCTACGTCAACACCACTGAAGACCACGCCGAGTACGTCGAGGAAGAAATCGCAGATTGTGGCGTCTCGACGACGACGTGGGAAGTCGGCGGTCCGGCGCGCCTGCTCGAGGATGACGACCACCTGTTCTAG
- the pth2 gene encoding peptidyl-tRNA hydrolase Pth2 yields the protein MKQAIVARTDIGMGQGKLAAQVAHASLSASEKADSQLRDQWKRNGQKKVVLKGDSERQLHELSAIADSEGIPNALVRDAGHTQLEPGTVTALAVGPAGDDRVDAVTGELSLF from the coding sequence ATGAAACAGGCCATCGTCGCCCGCACGGACATCGGGATGGGCCAGGGAAAGCTCGCGGCACAGGTCGCCCACGCCTCACTGTCGGCCTCCGAGAAGGCCGACAGCCAGCTTCGCGATCAGTGGAAACGAAACGGCCAGAAGAAGGTCGTTCTCAAAGGCGACAGCGAACGTCAGCTCCACGAACTCTCCGCGATCGCTGATAGCGAGGGAATCCCGAACGCGCTCGTCCGCGACGCCGGTCACACGCAACTCGAGCCCGGAACCGTCACTGCGCTGGCAGTCGGCCCGGCCGGTGATGATCGCGTCGACGCGGTTACCGGCGAACTTTCGCTCTTTTAA
- the dcd gene encoding dCTP deaminase has protein sequence MILSDADILDRLDNGDLVVDPLDDLELQIQPASVDLRLGREFLEFQRTNIPCIHPNSEREVDEYVTETVVENGDDFILHPGDFVLGTTHERVEIPADLIAHVEGRSSLGRLAVVVHATAGLCDPGYRGQITLELSNLGSAPVALTPGMRISQLTFTELRTPAERPYGSDRGSKYQDQDGPQASRIQSDDEFGGDQLERDE, from the coding sequence ATGATCCTCTCCGACGCGGACATCCTGGACCGTCTCGATAACGGCGATCTCGTCGTCGACCCCCTCGACGACCTCGAGTTGCAGATTCAGCCCGCGAGCGTCGACTTGCGACTGGGACGGGAGTTTCTCGAGTTTCAGCGCACGAACATTCCCTGTATCCATCCGAACTCCGAACGGGAAGTGGACGAGTACGTCACCGAGACGGTCGTCGAGAACGGGGACGATTTTATACTCCATCCCGGGGATTTCGTTCTGGGGACGACCCACGAGCGCGTCGAGATTCCGGCGGATTTGATCGCACACGTAGAGGGACGGTCGTCGCTGGGACGGCTCGCCGTCGTCGTCCACGCGACGGCCGGTCTCTGCGATCCGGGCTATCGTGGCCAGATCACGCTCGAGCTTTCGAACCTCGGCTCAGCGCCCGTCGCGCTCACTCCCGGCATGCGAATCTCGCAGCTCACGTTTACGGAGCTCAGGACGCCTGCCGAGCGACCCTACGGGAGCGACCGCGGCTCGAAGTATCAGGATCAGGACGGCCCGCAGGCCTCGCGCATCCAGAGCGACGACGAATTCGGCGGCGACCAACTCGAGCGGGACGAGTGA
- a CDS encoding KEOPS complex subunit Pcc1, whose translation MSRRPTDPATSRRATIRTRNDDPELVARALRPDNTDEMETDVEHSGATGRSESGTERAGRVVTRIERESTAGLQSTVDDYVVNLAVAIDVAHGGRDEQCGKPTDAGEVSDNESEYDTIHDE comes from the coding sequence ATGAGCCGTCGACCGACCGATCCGGCGACGAGCCGACGAGCGACGATCCGAACGAGAAACGACGATCCCGAACTCGTCGCACGGGCATTGCGTCCAGATAACACCGACGAGATGGAGACGGATGTCGAGCACAGTGGCGCCACCGGCCGTTCCGAAAGCGGTACCGAACGTGCTGGCAGGGTCGTCACACGGATCGAACGCGAGTCGACTGCCGGACTGCAGTCGACGGTCGACGATTACGTAGTCAATCTCGCAGTCGCGATCGACGTCGCCCACGGTGGACGAGATGAACAGTGCGGAAAACCGACGGACGCGGGCGAAGTGTCCGATAACGAATCAGAATACGACACAATACACGATGAGTGA
- a CDS encoding 30S ribosomal protein S15 — MARMHTRRRGSSGSDKPTADEPPEWSDVDPEKIEQRVVELAGQGHDPSQIGIKLRDEGVTGVPVPDVKLATGKKITRILEENDADPAVPEDLRNLMERAVGLRDHIRENPQDYQNKRALQNTESKVRRLVEYYRGDELDPDFAYSYDVAAEIIDEN; from the coding sequence ATGGCACGAATGCACACACGCCGTCGCGGCTCGTCCGGTTCGGACAAGCCAACGGCAGACGAACCACCGGAGTGGAGCGACGTCGACCCCGAGAAGATCGAACAGCGGGTCGTCGAACTGGCAGGACAGGGTCACGATCCAAGCCAAATCGGGATCAAACTGCGTGACGAAGGCGTGACCGGGGTTCCCGTCCCGGACGTCAAGCTGGCGACTGGAAAGAAAATCACGCGAATTCTCGAAGAGAACGATGCCGATCCAGCGGTTCCTGAAGATCTTCGAAACCTGATGGAGCGCGCGGTGGGTCTGCGCGACCACATCCGAGAGAATCCACAGGACTACCAGAACAAGCGCGCCCTGCAGAACACCGAGTCGAAGGTGCGCCGACTGGTCGAGTACTACCGTGGCGACGAACTCGATCCGGACTTTGCGTACTCCTACGACGTCGCAGCGGAGATCATCGACGAGAACTAA
- a CDS encoding tRNA(Ile)(2)-agmatinylcytidine synthase — MTVVGLDDTDSREHGMCTTYVAASVAARLKREPSTTDQPNERGDEPRLCLVRLNPAVEYKTRGNAALAIHTDCDPDRAFAVARERLESLAVTGDERTNPGLVVADCPLEFASHEPTGSGSIPEDVVRFARRAVREHLEIDDAVSLIERHGYRSWSSGDGRGRIGALAAIGSWRGRSEWTYEHISYRNQNRWGTPRNVDVGSVFDAAEAGYPAAWDTVDRGENEPVCVPHTPGPILYGIRGDDPETVRKVARRIDGEPVASSQLFVTNQGTDAHLQDGAIADVRDGHAYRLEGRVASDPETRRGGHVFFDLVEPRNDADRSANSTAGVDGPILECAAFEPTKRFRDRIRALRTGDRITACGEVSRGTLKLEKVAVRGLVTTASVTPVCPDCERTMESAGRGQGYRCRDCGTTASKKSVIGVERDLENGWYEVPPCARRHIAKPLVRGGFDAPVHPER, encoded by the coding sequence ATGACCGTCGTCGGCCTCGACGATACGGACTCTCGAGAGCACGGGATGTGTACGACCTACGTCGCTGCGAGCGTCGCTGCGCGACTGAAACGGGAGCCCTCGACGACCGACCAGCCGAACGAGAGGGGGGATGAGCCGCGATTGTGTCTCGTGAGACTCAACCCTGCAGTCGAATACAAGACGCGAGGGAACGCGGCCCTCGCGATTCACACCGACTGTGATCCCGACCGTGCGTTCGCTGTCGCACGTGAGCGACTCGAATCGCTCGCCGTGACCGGCGACGAGCGGACGAATCCGGGACTAGTCGTGGCCGACTGTCCCCTCGAGTTCGCCAGCCACGAACCGACGGGATCAGGGTCGATCCCCGAGGACGTGGTCCGGTTCGCCCGACGGGCCGTTCGCGAACACCTCGAGATCGACGACGCCGTCTCGCTGATCGAGCGCCACGGCTATCGGTCCTGGTCGTCCGGCGACGGTCGCGGTCGCATCGGCGCACTGGCCGCGATCGGAAGCTGGCGCGGGCGTTCCGAGTGGACCTACGAGCACATTAGCTACCGGAATCAGAACCGTTGGGGGACTCCCCGAAACGTCGACGTCGGAAGCGTCTTCGACGCGGCCGAGGCGGGCTATCCCGCGGCGTGGGATACGGTCGACCGCGGCGAGAACGAACCCGTCTGCGTTCCACACACGCCGGGACCGATCCTGTACGGAATCCGCGGCGACGATCCGGAAACCGTTCGAAAGGTCGCGCGACGAATCGACGGCGAACCCGTCGCCTCGAGTCAGCTGTTCGTCACCAATCAGGGAACGGACGCACACCTCCAGGACGGCGCGATAGCCGACGTTCGCGACGGCCACGCCTACCGACTCGAGGGACGGGTCGCGAGCGACCCCGAGACCCGCCGCGGCGGACACGTCTTCTTCGACCTCGTCGAGCCACGCAACGACGCCGACCGTTCCGCGAACTCAACCGCAGGGGTCGACGGCCCGATCCTCGAGTGTGCCGCCTTCGAGCCGACCAAGCGATTTCGTGATCGGATCCGCGCGCTCAGGACCGGCGACCGGATCACCGCTTGCGGCGAGGTGTCGCGCGGAACGCTCAAACTCGAGAAGGTCGCCGTTCGCGGCCTCGTGACGACCGCGAGCGTGACACCGGTCTGTCCCGACTGCGAGCGAACGATGGAGAGCGCCGGCCGCGGACAGGGGTATCGCTGTCGAGACTGCGGGACGACCGCGTCGAAGAAGTCGGTGATCGGTGTCGAGCGCGACCTCGAGAACGGATGGTACGAGGTTCCACCGTGTGCGCGCCGACACATCGCAAAGCCGCTCGTTCGAGGCGGCTTCGACGCACCGGTTCATCCGGAGCGCTGA